In Paenibacillus sp. JQZ6Y-1, a genomic segment contains:
- the flgL gene encoding flagellar hook-associated protein FlgL codes for MAIRITSTMMSNQNLRNLNNNLNTMNNLSNQSATGKRINKASDDPVGTTYALRYRAELNSNKQYQTNTDNAESWLNYSDTVMGQAGDIMTRIKELTTQASTGTTEKGGLTAVSDELKELKKQLVDIGNSQLTGKYIFNGQQSEVKPYELSDSVTSYSNVKTDTGSITYGISEQVSLGVSTSGNDFFGSTSETDNVFSILDRLTTAMDSGDSTTVSSELDNIQSRATKMSAARSEVGAKTNRVELVKSRLEDRELNVTTLQSNVEDADISDVLIKTTTAQTIYQAALQTSASVMKMSLVNFLS; via the coding sequence ATGGCAATCCGTATTACCTCAACGATGATGTCCAACCAGAACTTGCGTAACCTGAATAACAACCTGAATACGATGAATAATCTAAGCAATCAATCGGCAACAGGAAAACGAATTAACAAAGCATCGGATGATCCGGTTGGTACCACATATGCACTACGTTATCGCGCTGAGCTAAACTCGAACAAACAATATCAAACCAACACGGATAATGCTGAGAGTTGGCTTAATTATTCCGATACAGTTATGGGTCAAGCCGGCGATATTATGACCCGTATCAAAGAATTGACCACACAGGCAAGTACAGGCACGACTGAAAAGGGCGGTCTGACTGCGGTTAGTGATGAGCTGAAAGAACTGAAAAAACAGCTGGTCGATATTGGTAACAGTCAGTTGACTGGTAAGTATATTTTTAATGGTCAGCAGTCTGAGGTTAAGCCGTATGAGCTGTCTGATTCTGTAACGAGCTATTCCAATGTCAAAACGGACACTGGCTCCATCACATATGGAATTAGTGAGCAAGTTTCACTGGGCGTGAGTACGAGTGGTAATGACTTCTTTGGTAGCACCAGCGAAACAGATAACGTGTTCTCGATTCTGGATCGTTTGACGACTGCTATGGATAGTGGAGATTCCACCACCGTTAGCAGCGAACTAGATAATATCCAGAGCAGAGCTACCAAAATGTCTGCTGCCCGTTCTGAAGTCGGTGCTAAAACCAACCGTGTAGAATTGGTGAAAAGCCGTTTGGAAGATCGTGAGTTGAATGTAACTACACTGCAATCCAATGTAGAAGATGCTGATATTTCCGATGTGTTGATCAAAACCACAACAGCACAGACCATTTATCAAGCAGCACTGCAAACTTCTGCGTCTGTTATGAAGATGTCTCTTGTTAATTTCTTGAGTTAA